A stretch of the Archangium violaceum genome encodes the following:
- a CDS encoding antibiotic biosynthesis monooxygenase, with protein MPNSLLVVHVHVHVKPEWVDAFRDATLANARESVKEPGIARFDVIQDTEDPTRFVLVEAYKNPQAPAAHKETAHYLKWRDTVTEMMAEPRTSRKYVNCFPEDAGW; from the coding sequence ATGCCCAACAGCCTGCTGGTCGTTCATGTCCACGTCCACGTCAAGCCCGAGTGGGTCGATGCCTTCCGCGACGCCACCCTGGCCAATGCGAGGGAGAGCGTGAAGGAGCCGGGCATCGCCCGCTTCGACGTCATCCAGGACACCGAGGACCCGACGCGGTTCGTCCTCGTGGAGGCCTACAAGAATCCCCAAGCACCCGCCGCCCACAAGGAGACGGCCCACTACCTGAAGTGGCGGGACACCGTGACGGAGATGATGGCCGAGCCACGCACGTCCCGGAAGTACGTCAACTGCTTCCCCGAGGACGCGGGTTGGTGA
- a CDS encoding DUF1592 domain-containing protein, which translates to MLTTRHLAALGALFFSATLLSACKSDTGGCPDDLEFFRARLWEPVMSTQCIACHKADGLAAGTRLVLLPPGEPGAVESNFMTVRGLARELLDDESLLVLKPAGLHPQGHGGGTIVAQGGTRYEDFQRFADRINGVAGACEGFTQVACEPDKVDPSARRRIRMLTRFEYDNTLRDLLYQDSTWGQSLPSEEVVNGFDNNADARAVGQLLTDKLLTAAEQAAEAAVTNLSKHVSCSAGEACAKQFIQSFGLRAFRRPLTDAERTRYESLYASVAPTDGYTEGIKAIIAAMLQSPNFLYRTELGQHLGDGRYALTDYEVASELSYLFWGSMPDEALFAKAREGTLHTPEQIATEARRMLASPRSRPMLDHFVSQWLDMEKLAQAQKDSTYFEDFSPTIRSAMKAETTEFFDYVVRNSSGQLPELFSADYTIASDGLAAFYRLESGPVSSTTKLGNGMRMWELKGTGRGGILTQGSVLAAQATPQTSSPVRRGKLVRERLLCQPLPPPPPGLNVQLSPVDEQLPNRGRFQEHSNNPACSSCHQMMDPIGFGFEQFDSVGRFLPEVNGQPVDASGEVLSSPSTNGAFTGVDGLQQKLAQSPDVHACFSMQWLRFGYGVSGDDESCVSGQLTERFRQQGLSIPELIISLTQLPRFTMRLGDESGVVDPTPGTGDGTGGGTGGGTGGGTGGGTGGGTGTPTPPASGNAQISVSVQDDWGSGYCHNVKVTNAGTAPLVWRVTLTIEGTFTHAWSAIASHSGNQSTFTGLDWNDELSPGSSTSFGYCAKR; encoded by the coding sequence GTGCTCACCACCCGGCACCTCGCTGCCCTTGGCGCCCTCTTTTTCTCCGCGACCCTTCTCTCCGCCTGCAAATCCGACACGGGCGGCTGCCCCGATGACCTGGAGTTCTTCCGCGCCCGGCTGTGGGAGCCGGTGATGTCCACGCAGTGCATCGCCTGCCACAAGGCCGATGGGCTCGCGGCCGGGACACGCCTGGTGCTGCTGCCTCCGGGAGAGCCGGGCGCGGTGGAGTCCAACTTCATGACGGTGCGGGGACTCGCGCGCGAGCTGCTCGACGACGAGTCCCTGCTCGTGCTCAAGCCCGCGGGCCTGCACCCCCAGGGACACGGGGGTGGCACGATCGTCGCCCAGGGCGGCACGCGCTACGAGGACTTCCAGCGCTTCGCGGACCGCATCAACGGCGTCGCGGGAGCCTGTGAGGGCTTCACCCAGGTGGCCTGCGAGCCGGACAAGGTCGACCCCAGCGCCCGGCGGCGGATCCGCATGCTGACGCGCTTCGAGTACGACAACACCCTGCGCGACCTCCTCTACCAGGACTCCACCTGGGGGCAGTCACTGCCCTCGGAGGAGGTGGTGAACGGCTTCGACAACAACGCGGACGCACGCGCCGTGGGCCAGTTGCTCACCGACAAGCTCCTCACCGCCGCCGAGCAGGCCGCCGAAGCGGCCGTGACGAACCTGTCCAAGCACGTCTCCTGCTCGGCGGGGGAGGCGTGCGCGAAGCAGTTCATCCAGAGCTTCGGCCTGCGCGCCTTCCGCCGCCCGCTGACGGACGCGGAGCGGACCCGCTATGAGTCGCTCTACGCGAGCGTGGCCCCGACGGACGGGTACACCGAGGGCATCAAGGCCATCATCGCCGCCATGCTCCAGTCCCCGAACTTCCTCTACCGCACGGAGCTGGGTCAGCACCTGGGAGACGGGCGCTACGCGCTCACGGACTACGAGGTGGCCTCGGAGCTGTCCTACCTCTTCTGGGGCTCGATGCCGGATGAGGCGCTCTTCGCCAAGGCGCGCGAGGGAACCCTGCACACGCCCGAGCAGATCGCCACCGAGGCGCGCCGCATGCTGGCGTCCCCCCGGAGCCGCCCCATGTTGGATCACTTCGTGAGCCAGTGGCTGGACATGGAGAAGCTCGCCCAGGCGCAGAAGGACAGCACCTACTTCGAGGACTTCAGCCCCACCATCCGCTCGGCGATGAAGGCCGAGACGACGGAGTTCTTCGACTACGTCGTCCGCAACAGCAGCGGCCAGCTGCCGGAGCTCTTCTCCGCCGACTACACGATCGCCTCGGACGGGCTGGCGGCGTTCTACCGCCTGGAGTCGGGGCCGGTGAGCTCCACGACGAAGCTCGGCAATGGCATGCGGATGTGGGAGCTGAAGGGCACGGGACGCGGCGGAATCCTCACACAGGGTAGCGTCCTGGCGGCCCAGGCCACGCCGCAGACCTCCTCGCCCGTGCGCCGCGGCAAGCTCGTCCGCGAGCGGCTGCTGTGCCAGCCCCTCCCGCCGCCGCCCCCGGGCCTCAACGTGCAGCTGTCCCCCGTGGATGAGCAACTGCCCAACCGGGGGCGCTTCCAGGAGCACTCGAACAACCCGGCCTGCTCGTCCTGCCACCAGATGATGGATCCCATCGGCTTCGGCTTCGAGCAGTTCGACAGTGTCGGCCGCTTCCTGCCCGAGGTGAACGGGCAGCCGGTGGACGCGAGCGGCGAGGTGCTGTCCTCGCCCTCCACCAACGGCGCCTTCACGGGAGTGGACGGGCTCCAGCAGAAGCTGGCGCAGAGCCCGGACGTGCACGCCTGCTTCTCGATGCAGTGGCTGCGCTTCGGCTACGGCGTCTCCGGGGATGACGAGTCGTGCGTGAGCGGCCAGTTGACGGAGCGCTTCCGTCAGCAGGGGCTGAGCATCCCGGAGCTGATCATCTCGCTGACCCAGCTGCCCCGCTTCACCATGCGCCTGGGCGACGAGAGTGGCGTGGTCGATCCGACTCCGGGAACGGGTGATGGCACCGGAGGCGGGACGGGGGGTGGCACCGGTGGCGGGACGGGGGGTGGCACCGGCGGTGGAACGGGAACCCCCACGCCCCCGGCCTCCGGCAACGCGCAGATCTCCGTGTCCGTCCAGGACGACTGGGGAAGCGGCTACTGCCACAACGTCAAGGTGACCAACGCCGGGACGGCCCCGCTCGTCTGGCGTGTGACCCTCACCATCGAGGGCACCTTCACCCACGCCTGGAGCGCCATCGCCAGCCACTCCGGAAACCAGAGCACCTTCACGGGCCTGGACTGGAACGACGAGCTGTCACCCGGCAGCAGCACCAGCTTCGGGTACTGCGCGAAACGGTAA
- a CDS encoding YkgJ family cysteine cluster protein — translation MTEQDEDKARAVRERYQELVAKVDTFFTRVQSRHGGAMQCKAGCTACCHVRLSVTALEASVIREGLSRLPEEERARLAHRAKQGAPGSCPALEADGRCALYAWRPLVCRSHGVPIRQREPDGAASVSACEKNFEGGAGLPDVSPDCVLDQTTLSTVLGALDAAYADARGARRGERIRLDTLLGETRS, via the coding sequence ATGACCGAGCAGGATGAGGACAAGGCCCGGGCCGTGCGCGAGCGCTACCAGGAGCTGGTCGCCAAGGTGGACACCTTCTTCACCCGCGTGCAGTCCCGCCACGGCGGCGCCATGCAATGCAAGGCGGGTTGCACGGCCTGCTGTCACGTCCGGCTGTCCGTCACCGCGCTCGAGGCCAGTGTCATCCGCGAGGGGCTCTCCCGGCTGCCGGAAGAGGAGCGCGCACGCCTGGCGCACCGGGCGAAGCAGGGCGCTCCGGGGAGCTGCCCGGCACTCGAAGCGGATGGGCGCTGTGCCCTCTACGCCTGGCGCCCCCTCGTCTGCCGCTCGCACGGAGTGCCCATCCGTCAGCGGGAGCCGGATGGCGCGGCCTCCGTCTCAGCATGTGAGAAGAACTTCGAGGGCGGAGCCGGGCTGCCAGACGTGTCCCCCGACTGCGTGCTCGATCAGACGACCCTGTCCACGGTGCTGGGTGCCCTGGACGCGGCCTACGCGGACGCGCGAGGGGCCCGGCGGGGCGAACGCATCCGACTCGACACGTTGCTGGGAGAAACGCGCTCGTAA
- a CDS encoding chemotaxis protein CheW → MPRQGSRCFLVVRAQEWMCALPLEEVEETMRPLPVAPVSAAPSFVRGVCVMRGTPAPVVSLTTLLGGGSARPGEGQRFVSLRVPEGRLALEVDEVRGLRWLEEGSLDSVPALLQATASGHLQHLSSLDGRLLAVLGASRLLPEELWGRLEKSSGQGGA, encoded by the coding sequence ATGCCCAGGCAGGGGTCGCGCTGCTTCCTCGTGGTGAGGGCGCAGGAGTGGATGTGCGCGCTGCCGCTCGAGGAAGTGGAGGAGACGATGAGGCCGCTGCCGGTTGCCCCGGTGTCCGCGGCCCCGTCGTTCGTACGGGGAGTGTGCGTGATGCGCGGCACGCCCGCCCCGGTGGTGAGCCTGACGACGTTGCTGGGCGGAGGCTCGGCGCGGCCCGGTGAGGGCCAGCGCTTCGTCTCGCTGCGGGTGCCCGAGGGGCGGCTGGCGCTCGAGGTGGATGAGGTGCGCGGCTTGCGCTGGCTGGAGGAGGGCTCCCTGGACTCGGTGCCGGCCCTGCTGCAGGCCACCGCCAGCGGCCATCTCCAGCACCTGAGCTCGCTGGATGGCCGCCTGCTGGCCGTGCTCGGGGCCTCCCGCCTGTTGCCCGAGGAGCTCTGGGGCCGCCTGGAGAAGTCCTCCGGACAGGGGGGCGCGTGA
- a CDS encoding metallophosphoesterase: MGRLFFIVLVNIGSYLVLRRLWPGLREGWRRWTFLGLSVLSVLAFALPLALGFGEHGVLPVVGLPLKLFSSGWIVAVGLVMLLGWPLALFLGRGARTRESLVPTLQVGDEGPSLVATAPPVQVDMERRNLLTGVGRALPLLAAGTSSVGMVAGSSGFEVRELEVRLRGLPRALDGFRIGQITDIHVGTFIDAEYVRATVEVMNKAQVDLQVMTGDLIDDLAQLDGTMAALEACRAPHGMLAILGNHEHWRGLRAIREAYAASARRGSPVRLLVDESHVLEHAGQRVRVVGVDYPMGRTRGMRVKAERMRQSAEVAFRGASADEVVICLSHHPDFFPFALERGARLTLAGHTHGGQVAILGMPLFRFAFDYMLGRYRRGDGQLYVSGGTGHWLPFRIGVPPEVSILTLRADT, encoded by the coding sequence ATGGGGAGACTCTTCTTCATCGTCCTCGTCAACATTGGCTCGTACCTCGTTCTTCGCCGGTTGTGGCCTGGCCTTCGCGAGGGATGGCGCCGGTGGACGTTCCTCGGGTTGTCGGTGCTCTCGGTGCTGGCCTTCGCCCTTCCGCTGGCGCTCGGTTTCGGAGAGCACGGCGTGTTGCCGGTGGTGGGCCTGCCCCTGAAGCTCTTCAGCTCGGGGTGGATCGTCGCGGTGGGGCTGGTGATGCTCCTGGGGTGGCCCCTGGCACTCTTCCTCGGTCGCGGTGCCCGCACCCGCGAGAGCCTGGTTCCCACGTTACAGGTGGGTGACGAGGGCCCGTCCCTGGTCGCGACGGCTCCGCCGGTCCAGGTCGACATGGAGCGGCGCAATCTGCTCACGGGAGTGGGTCGTGCGTTGCCGTTGCTGGCGGCGGGGACGAGCTCGGTGGGCATGGTGGCCGGCTCCTCGGGCTTCGAGGTGCGGGAGCTCGAGGTGCGGCTGCGTGGCCTGCCCCGGGCGCTGGATGGCTTCCGGATCGGGCAGATCACCGACATCCACGTCGGGACGTTCATCGACGCCGAGTACGTGCGCGCCACCGTGGAGGTGATGAACAAGGCCCAGGTGGACCTGCAGGTGATGACGGGAGACCTGATCGACGATCTGGCGCAGCTCGATGGGACGATGGCCGCGCTGGAGGCCTGCCGCGCGCCGCACGGGATGCTCGCCATTCTTGGAAACCACGAGCACTGGCGCGGCCTGCGCGCCATCCGTGAGGCGTACGCGGCGAGCGCGCGCCGCGGGAGTCCGGTCCGTCTGCTCGTGGACGAGTCGCATGTACTCGAACACGCGGGGCAGCGGGTGCGCGTGGTGGGCGTGGACTACCCCATGGGGCGCACGCGGGGCATGCGCGTGAAGGCGGAGCGCATGCGTCAATCGGCGGAAGTGGCCTTCCGGGGCGCGTCCGCGGATGAGGTGGTGATCTGCCTGTCACACCACCCGGACTTCTTCCCGTTCGCGTTGGAGCGGGGCGCTCGTCTCACGCTCGCCGGCCACACGCATGGAGGACAGGTGGCGATCCTCGGCATGCCGCTGTTCCGGTTCGCCTTCGACTACATGCTGGGCCGCTACCGGCGCGGGGACGGGCAGCTGTACGTGTCGGGCGGTACGGGCCACTGGCTGCCCTTCCGGATCGGCGTGCCGCCCGAGGTGTCCATCCTGACGCTCCGCGCGGACACCTGA
- a CDS encoding DUF1552 domain-containing protein, protein MIRIGRRQFTAGLGASLLAAPLLRFLSGEAQAATPVAKRLIIFFTPNGTVHRHWRPSGTETAFSFPAGSMLEALNRHVSKLLVCEGIDFAEVDNHEAGMANMLTGGGTARNASGGLSVDQYIASKVGQSSRFQSLEFGVQTSLWGAARSTRMSYSAPGVFVSPEDNPRNAFQRLFGALGGDTTAADKQLRRRKSMLDLVRGEMNDLSQRVGAEEKRKLEQHLEALRQTEKGLTEPVAIPGCPSATAPIAMDAMANANFPTVGRAQMDLLVSALTCGMTRVASLQWSHTVAPQVFTWSGVNEAHHELSHKDDSNTFGLGEFIKCERWFAEQFAYLLDSLAARPDLEGSGTMLDSTLVVWAKELGDSRLHTCRSVPFVLAGGANSYLRFGRYLRFNGVPHQKLLTSVCHAMGVSIDTFGDSTKASGPLSELV, encoded by the coding sequence ATGATTCGGATCGGGCGAAGGCAGTTCACGGCAGGGTTGGGCGCCTCGCTGCTGGCCGCGCCCCTGCTGCGATTCCTCAGCGGAGAAGCCCAGGCGGCGACGCCGGTGGCGAAGCGGCTGATCATCTTCTTCACCCCCAATGGCACGGTGCACCGCCACTGGCGCCCGAGCGGAACGGAGACGGCCTTCTCGTTCCCCGCCGGCAGCATGCTGGAGGCGCTCAACCGCCACGTGTCCAAACTGCTCGTCTGCGAGGGCATCGACTTCGCGGAGGTGGACAACCACGAAGCGGGCATGGCCAACATGCTCACCGGCGGAGGCACCGCGCGGAATGCCTCGGGGGGCCTGTCCGTCGATCAATACATCGCGAGCAAGGTGGGCCAGAGCTCGCGCTTCCAATCGCTGGAATTCGGAGTGCAGACGAGCCTCTGGGGCGCCGCGCGTTCGACGCGTATGTCGTATTCGGCCCCGGGTGTCTTCGTCTCGCCCGAGGACAACCCGCGCAACGCCTTCCAGCGGCTCTTCGGAGCGCTCGGGGGTGACACCACCGCCGCCGACAAACAATTGCGGCGGCGCAAGAGCATGCTGGACCTGGTGCGTGGCGAGATGAATGACTTGTCCCAGCGGGTGGGCGCGGAGGAGAAGCGCAAGCTCGAGCAGCACCTCGAGGCGCTCCGGCAGACGGAGAAGGGGCTGACCGAGCCCGTGGCGATCCCCGGGTGCCCCTCCGCCACGGCCCCCATCGCCATGGACGCCATGGCGAACGCCAACTTCCCCACCGTGGGCCGCGCCCAGATGGATCTGCTGGTGAGCGCGCTCACCTGTGGCATGACGCGCGTGGCCTCGCTCCAGTGGTCCCACACCGTCGCGCCCCAGGTCTTCACCTGGTCGGGCGTCAACGAGGCCCACCACGAGCTCTCCCACAAGGACGACTCCAACACCTTCGGGCTCGGGGAGTTCATCAAGTGCGAGCGATGGTTCGCCGAGCAGTTCGCCTACCTGCTCGACTCCCTCGCGGCCCGCCCCGACCTGGAAGGGAGCGGCACGATGCTCGACTCCACCCTGGTGGTCTGGGCCAAGGAGCTTGGCGACAGCCGCCTGCACACCTGCCGCTCCGTTCCCTTCGTGCTCGCCGGGGGCGCGAACAGCTACCTGCGCTTCGGACGCTACCTCCGCTTCAACGGCGTTCCGCACCAGAAGCTGCTCACCTCTGTCTGCCACGCCATGGGCGTCTCCATCGACACCTTTGGCGATTCCACCAAGGCCAGCGGTCCGCTCAGCGAGCTCGTCTGA
- a CDS encoding iron-containing alcohol dehydrogenase, with product MGMMGFEFATATRILFGAGRLAEAPEAMRALGGNKVLLVTGRDPSRADVLREGLGRLGLSSVNFAVDGEPTVELVREGTATARAEGCDAVVAFGGGSALDAGKALAALATNGGEPLDYLEVVGKGQALTKPSLPLVAIPTTAGTGSEVTRNAVLGVKDAQVKASLRSPLMLPRLAIVDPDLLAGAPRGVLTSSGLDALSQLIEPFLSARANPLTDALAREGIVRSARSLRRAVLEGPDAAAREDLALASLFGGLCLANAGLGAVHGFAAPVGGMFDAPHGAVCAALLPATLEVNLRALRARAPSHPSLPRFQEVAVLLTGRADARAEDGITWVRELCQALGVPGLGRYGLTEADVPRLVARAKAASSMKANPLPLTDEELTDIALRSR from the coding sequence ATGGGAATGATGGGCTTCGAGTTCGCCACCGCCACACGCATCCTCTTCGGGGCCGGCCGGCTGGCCGAGGCCCCCGAGGCGATGAGGGCCCTGGGTGGCAACAAGGTGCTGCTCGTCACGGGCAGAGATCCCTCCCGCGCCGACGTGCTGCGCGAGGGGCTCGGCCGGCTCGGTCTCTCCTCCGTGAACTTCGCGGTGGACGGAGAGCCCACCGTGGAGCTCGTGCGCGAGGGGACCGCCACCGCGCGCGCCGAGGGATGTGACGCGGTGGTGGCCTTCGGAGGAGGCAGCGCGCTGGACGCGGGCAAGGCCCTCGCCGCGCTGGCCACCAATGGAGGCGAGCCGCTCGACTACCTGGAAGTGGTGGGCAAGGGACAGGCCCTGACGAAACCCTCGCTGCCCCTGGTGGCCATTCCCACCACCGCGGGGACCGGCTCAGAGGTGACGCGCAACGCGGTGCTGGGAGTGAAGGACGCCCAGGTGAAGGCGAGCCTGCGCAGTCCCCTCATGCTGCCCCGGCTCGCCATCGTGGACCCGGACCTGCTGGCGGGCGCGCCCCGCGGTGTCCTCACCTCCAGCGGACTGGACGCGCTCTCCCAACTCATCGAGCCCTTCCTGTCGGCCCGGGCCAACCCGCTCACCGACGCGCTGGCCCGCGAGGGCATTGTCCGCTCGGCACGCTCGCTGCGCCGCGCGGTGTTGGAAGGACCCGACGCGGCGGCAAGGGAGGACCTGGCGCTCGCGAGCCTCTTCGGCGGCCTGTGTCTGGCCAACGCGGGGTTGGGCGCGGTGCACGGCTTCGCGGCCCCGGTGGGAGGCATGTTCGATGCGCCGCACGGCGCGGTCTGCGCGGCGCTGCTCCCCGCCACGCTGGAGGTGAACCTGCGCGCGCTGAGGGCCCGCGCACCGTCGCACCCGTCACTGCCTCGCTTCCAGGAGGTGGCGGTGCTGCTCACCGGGCGCGCGGACGCTCGGGCCGAGGACGGCATCACCTGGGTCCGGGAGCTGTGCCAGGCCCTGGGCGTGCCGGGCCTCGGGCGCTATGGATTGACGGAGGCCGATGTTCCGCGGCTCGTGGCCCGGGCGAAGGCGGCCAGCAGCATGAAAGCCAATCCCCTCCCCCTCACGGACGAGGAGCTCACGGACATCGCCCTCCGCTCACGGTGA
- a CDS encoding biosynthetic peptidoglycan transglycosylase → MSPPRRPSKRGLFILLSFALLLAVSGVAGRTWLQGEAMHARVLARVKPALESRLGPVHIGDDFHVGWTGTVSLGPVELPGTRPEGPPVVRISRVTVHLRRMALLSGRVEASRVVLSSVQVEAGPRGEEVRALVERVREAREKRPSAPSPSPNEGSTRELPELVLKDVHLAFERQGRVEWGPLSARVRLEGTAEEPRLEATAGLPGGGSAALSVQRAESGFSGTLEGKGIQAASLLSLAEPPLRLEGGTLEGKARVDASGATFSLAMTGLSVNSAQFAPEPVGPFAFSAEGRARWDMRRRRVELESLQLTVGERREARVEVHGEVTWSKEPRFSLQAELQPLSFEQAMAALPAALVPGTELARLEGHFQGAFSLSGPIRHRRKWEVKAKLDLSELKQSARAGPLAWLRAPFDYRPLTPEGRGRELHIGPSNDAYVPVSELPHPLVRAVLRSEDAAFWIHRGFDFNSLRNILFAPADDKVRGGSTITQQLAKNLFLSREKTYARKVKEAFLTLGLEASVPKERLLEVYFNIIEWGPNLHGIGEAARHYFGKDARELSILESAFLATIIPNPVRYHVYCSRGALSDTWKKNVDELLTVLYSGGDITQVEYQHALSTPLTFAGHHGARTSSEEETRLRAIP, encoded by the coding sequence ATGTCCCCCCCACGCCGTCCCTCCAAGAGAGGGCTCTTCATCCTCCTGTCGTTCGCCCTCCTGCTCGCCGTCAGTGGGGTCGCCGGACGTACCTGGCTCCAGGGAGAGGCGATGCACGCACGGGTTCTCGCCCGCGTGAAGCCCGCCCTGGAGTCGCGGCTGGGCCCGGTGCACATCGGCGATGACTTCCACGTGGGGTGGACCGGGACGGTGTCGCTGGGGCCCGTGGAGCTTCCGGGCACCCGGCCCGAGGGCCCTCCCGTGGTGCGCATCTCGCGCGTCACCGTCCACCTCCGTCGGATGGCGCTGCTCTCGGGACGTGTCGAGGCGAGCCGGGTGGTGCTCTCGAGCGTCCAGGTCGAGGCCGGGCCCCGGGGAGAGGAGGTGCGGGCCCTCGTCGAGCGGGTGCGCGAGGCGCGCGAGAAGCGGCCCTCGGCTCCGTCACCTTCCCCGAACGAGGGCTCCACCCGCGAGCTGCCCGAGCTGGTCCTGAAGGACGTGCACCTGGCCTTCGAGCGACAAGGCCGTGTGGAATGGGGTCCGCTCTCGGCCCGGGTGCGGCTGGAGGGGACGGCGGAGGAGCCCCGGCTCGAGGCGACGGCCGGGCTTCCAGGTGGCGGGAGCGCGGCCCTGTCCGTCCAGCGCGCGGAGTCGGGCTTCTCGGGGACTCTCGAGGGGAAGGGTATCCAGGCGGCCTCCCTGCTGTCACTCGCGGAGCCTCCGTTGCGCCTGGAAGGGGGCACGCTCGAGGGAAAGGCGCGGGTGGACGCCTCGGGGGCCACCTTCTCCCTGGCCATGACGGGCCTCTCCGTGAACAGCGCCCAGTTCGCCCCCGAGCCGGTGGGTCCGTTCGCCTTCTCGGCCGAGGGCCGCGCGCGTTGGGACATGAGGCGCCGGCGCGTGGAGCTCGAGTCCCTGCAGTTGACGGTGGGAGAGCGCCGCGAGGCACGCGTCGAGGTGCATGGCGAGGTCACCTGGAGCAAGGAGCCGCGCTTCTCGCTCCAGGCGGAGCTGCAACCCCTCTCCTTCGAGCAGGCCATGGCGGCGCTGCCCGCGGCCCTGGTGCCCGGCACCGAGCTGGCCCGGCTGGAAGGTCACTTCCAGGGCGCCTTCTCGCTCTCCGGTCCGATACGCCACCGCCGGAAATGGGAGGTGAAGGCGAAGCTCGATCTGTCGGAGCTGAAGCAGTCGGCCAGGGCCGGGCCGCTGGCCTGGCTCCGGGCGCCCTTCGACTACCGGCCCCTGACGCCCGAGGGCCGGGGGCGGGAGCTGCACATCGGCCCGAGCAACGACGCCTACGTGCCGGTGTCCGAGCTCCCTCATCCCCTGGTGCGCGCGGTGCTCCGCAGTGAGGACGCCGCCTTCTGGATTCATCGGGGCTTCGACTTCAACTCGCTCCGCAACATCCTGTTCGCACCCGCGGACGACAAGGTGCGCGGCGGCTCCACCATCACCCAGCAGCTCGCCAAGAACCTCTTCCTGTCCCGGGAGAAGACCTACGCGCGCAAGGTGAAGGAGGCCTTCCTCACGCTGGGATTGGAGGCCTCGGTGCCGAAGGAGCGGCTGCTCGAGGTGTACTTCAACATCATCGAGTGGGGCCCCAACCTCCATGGCATCGGCGAGGCGGCACGGCACTACTTCGGCAAGGATGCGCGCGAGCTGAGCATCCTCGAGTCCGCCTTCCTGGCCACCATCATCCCCAACCCGGTGCGCTACCACGTGTACTGCAGCCGGGGGGCGCTCTCCGACACCTGGAAGAAGAACGTGGATGAGCTGCTGACGGTGCTGTACTCGGGAGGAGACATCACCCAGGTGGAGTACCAGCACGCACTCTCCACCCCACTCACCTTCGCCGGCCACCACGGCGCGCGGACCTCCTCCGAGGAGGAGACGCGGCTGCGCGCCATCCCGTGA